Proteins encoded by one window of Simiduia curdlanivorans:
- a CDS encoding polysaccharide deacetylase family protein gives MYSGYQCGKWALGRRILCLAALFILAPSAHSLVILQYHHVSTETPAATSISPAGFKAHLEQIERSGYRVVALPEVLQALRQRAPLPDKAVLISFDDGSKSVLTAALPLLKAKRWPFVVFVSTEPVTQQQTNTLSWDDLRALADQGAAIANHGVSHSHMIRRLDGETQAQWRARMEVEILAAEAKIEAETGQSHRAFAYPYGEFSAALVALVEELGFVGFGQHSGAPAPRDIAALPRFPFGGNYVEVEDLALKLRSLALPFDRVVYLGEEGAGLADGVLAPTEGRPIVQYVAENLAQFPDLACYVSRQGAADKLATSATKVSFQAQKVLKPGRTRYNCTAKSGEPGRYYWHSSPFIKPNADGSWAPEPN, from the coding sequence TTGTATAGTGGCTATCAGTGCGGTAAATGGGCTTTGGGGCGCCGTATTCTTTGTTTGGCAGCGCTGTTTATCTTGGCGCCGAGTGCGCACAGTTTAGTGATTTTGCAATATCACCATGTCAGCACTGAGACGCCGGCGGCGACGAGTATTTCACCGGCCGGCTTTAAGGCGCACCTAGAGCAAATTGAGCGCTCTGGCTATCGAGTGGTGGCTTTGCCGGAGGTATTACAAGCGCTGCGCCAGCGCGCGCCGCTGCCCGATAAGGCCGTGTTGATTAGCTTTGATGACGGCTCAAAAAGCGTGTTAACTGCGGCGCTGCCGCTGCTCAAGGCTAAGCGCTGGCCTTTCGTGGTGTTTGTCAGCACCGAACCGGTGACGCAGCAGCAAACCAACACCTTGTCTTGGGATGACTTGCGCGCGCTAGCGGATCAAGGCGCCGCTATTGCCAACCACGGCGTCAGCCATAGCCATATGATCCGCCGCCTGGACGGTGAAACCCAGGCCCAGTGGCGCGCCCGCATGGAGGTAGAAATTCTTGCGGCAGAGGCAAAAATTGAAGCCGAGACGGGGCAAAGTCACCGCGCCTTCGCCTACCCCTATGGCGAGTTTTCCGCCGCTTTGGTGGCGTTGGTCGAAGAGCTTGGCTTTGTTGGCTTCGGCCAGCACTCAGGAGCGCCGGCGCCGCGCGATATTGCCGCACTGCCGCGCTTTCCCTTCGGTGGCAACTATGTGGAGGTAGAGGATCTAGCGCTCAAATTGAGGTCGCTAGCGCTGCCCTTTGATCGGGTTGTCTACCTAGGCGAGGAGGGTGCCGGCTTAGCCGACGGCGTTTTGGCGCCCACGGAAGGCCGGCCCATTGTGCAGTATGTGGCTGAAAATCTGGCCCAGTTCCCCGACCTCGCCTGTTACGTTAGCCGCCAAGGGGCGGCGGATAAGCTTGCCACGTCTGCTACAAAGGTTAGCTTTCAGGCGCAAAAAGTCTTAAAGCCGGGCCGTACGCGCTACAACTGCACAGCGAAAAGCGGCGAGCCAGGGCGTTACTATTGGCACTCGAGTCCGTTTATTAAGCCAAATGCCGACGGCAGTTGGGCGCCAGAACCCAACTAA
- a CDS encoding DnaT-like ssDNA-binding domain-containing protein produces MNSSLIPERPICVSPSLAATLGLEEAIMLSQLNEALAHRPTQASNGFQWCLLAQDAVHKLMPFWTDHDIARIAKSLRDKGVLLITSAPFYDSKELRFALNERQTQSPLNRPQSHNQVTNGARPMAPNWQPSDDVYAQLAQHNIPNSFAREQIPEFVTYWREQGQSAHAWGAKFIQQVIRKWRERETDFGRKDQEIAMTSGWRPSPDAMDVLTRHAAINQCFVEDSIAEFVLYWSERGEPSKTWNSKFIQHVRRQWARYTATLQYDTEPRRLPENWEPSPDVYEVLALANIDLHFAKQQLIEFLIYWRDTNQLHTSWNTKFLQHVKYQWAKRLSGSLATQGNAHARQQSPAQSGRTRDRSVSEQLNDRSWAL; encoded by the coding sequence ATGAATTCATCCCTTATTCCCGAGCGCCCAATTTGCGTTAGCCCCTCCTTGGCCGCCACCCTTGGCCTTGAAGAGGCCATCATGTTGAGCCAACTCAATGAAGCGCTAGCGCATCGCCCTACGCAAGCCAGCAATGGCTTCCAGTGGTGCCTATTGGCACAAGACGCGGTGCACAAGCTGATGCCCTTCTGGACCGATCACGATATCGCGCGCATCGCCAAGAGCTTACGCGACAAAGGCGTGTTACTCATCACCAGCGCGCCCTTTTACGACAGCAAAGAGCTGCGTTTTGCCCTGAACGAACGGCAAACCCAGAGCCCGCTCAATCGACCCCAGAGCCACAATCAAGTCACCAACGGCGCCAGACCCATGGCGCCGAATTGGCAACCGAGCGACGATGTCTACGCCCAGCTGGCACAGCACAATATTCCCAATAGCTTCGCGCGCGAACAAATTCCCGAGTTTGTCACCTATTGGCGCGAGCAAGGCCAATCGGCTCACGCCTGGGGCGCCAAATTTATCCAGCAAGTGATTCGCAAGTGGCGCGAGCGAGAGACAGACTTCGGCCGTAAAGACCAAGAAATTGCCATGACCAGTGGCTGGCGCCCAAGCCCCGATGCCATGGACGTGTTGACCCGTCACGCCGCGATCAATCAGTGCTTCGTAGAGGATTCCATCGCCGAATTTGTGCTTTACTGGAGCGAGCGCGGCGAGCCGTCAAAGACTTGGAACAGCAAATTTATCCAGCATGTGCGACGCCAGTGGGCGCGCTACACGGCTACCTTACAATACGATACCGAACCGCGCCGGCTACCGGAAAACTGGGAGCCCTCACCCGACGTCTACGAGGTGTTGGCACTGGCTAATATCGATTTACACTTCGCCAAGCAACAACTCATCGAGTTTTTAATTTATTGGCGCGACACCAACCAATTGCACACGTCGTGGAACACCAAGTTCCTACAACACGTTAAATACCAATGGGCTAAGCGTCTCAGCGGCTCACTGGCAACTCAAGGTAATGCCCATGCAAGACAGCAAAGCCCTGCTCAATCAGGCCGAACACGCGATCGCTCAGTCAGCGAGCAACTCAACGACAGAAGCTGGGCACTCTAG
- the radA gene encoding DNA repair protein RadA translates to MAKAKTAFVCNDCGADYRKWQGQCSECSAWNSIVEIRLAPATSARTETFAGYAGAATGKVQKLSDISLDDLPRFGSTMAEFDRVLGGGFVPGSVVLIGGNPGAGKSTLLLQTLCKLAETMPALYVTGEESLQQVAMRAKRLNLPTQKLSMLSETSIEAIAQQAELMRPRVMVVDSIQVMHMADVQSAPGSVTQVRESAAFLTRFAKQTGTVLLLVGHVTKDGSLAGPKVLEHMIDCSILLEGSHDSRYRTLRGNKNRFGAVNELGVFAMTEHGMREVNNPSAIFLQRAEDIASGSIVMVMWEGTRPLLVEIQALVDGSSLGNPRRVAVGLDQNRLSMLLAVLHRHGGIMVGDQDVFVNVVGGVKVAETSADLALVLAIVSSFRDKPLPQDLIAFGEIGLSGEIRPVPSGQERLREAAKHGFKRAIVPKANAPKGGVAGMELVIVKNLAEALEAI, encoded by the coding sequence GTGGCTAAGGCAAAAACCGCGTTTGTGTGCAATGACTGCGGTGCGGACTATCGCAAATGGCAGGGGCAGTGCTCTGAGTGCAGTGCCTGGAACAGCATCGTAGAAATTCGCCTGGCGCCGGCGACGTCGGCGCGCACCGAGACCTTTGCCGGCTATGCCGGCGCCGCCACTGGCAAGGTGCAAAAACTGTCTGATATCAGTCTCGACGATCTGCCCAGATTCGGCAGCACCATGGCCGAGTTTGATCGGGTGCTGGGCGGTGGTTTCGTGCCAGGCTCGGTGGTGCTCATTGGTGGCAACCCGGGTGCGGGCAAGTCGACCTTGCTGTTGCAAACCCTGTGTAAATTAGCTGAAACCATGCCAGCGCTCTATGTCACTGGCGAGGAGTCGCTGCAGCAGGTGGCGATGCGGGCCAAGCGGTTAAATTTACCCACGCAAAAATTATCCATGCTGTCGGAAACCAGCATTGAAGCTATCGCCCAGCAGGCTGAATTAATGCGCCCGCGGGTGATGGTGGTGGACTCCATTCAAGTGATGCACATGGCCGATGTGCAATCAGCGCCTGGCTCGGTGACCCAGGTTAGAGAGAGCGCAGCCTTCTTAACGCGCTTTGCCAAACAGACCGGCACGGTGTTATTGCTCGTTGGTCACGTCACTAAAGATGGATCACTAGCGGGGCCAAAAGTGTTGGAGCATATGATTGACTGCTCCATTCTCTTGGAGGGCAGCCACGATTCGCGCTACCGAACCTTGCGCGGCAATAAAAATCGTTTCGGCGCAGTGAATGAGTTAGGTGTCTTCGCCATGACCGAACACGGCATGCGCGAGGTTAATAACCCCTCGGCAATTTTCCTGCAGCGCGCCGAAGATATTGCCTCTGGCTCTATCGTCATGGTGATGTGGGAGGGCACGCGGCCGTTGCTGGTGGAAATTCAGGCGTTGGTGGATGGTTCGAGCTTGGGTAACCCGCGTCGCGTTGCTGTGGGTTTAGATCAAAATCGTTTGTCCATGTTGCTCGCAGTTTTGCACCGTCACGGCGGCATTATGGTGGGTGACCAAGATGTTTTCGTCAACGTTGTGGGCGGTGTTAAGGTGGCGGAAACCAGTGCTGATCTGGCGCTGGTATTGGCCATTGTGTCGAGCTTTAGAGATAAACCGCTGCCGCAAGATTTAATTGCCTTTGGTGAAATTGGCTTGTCGGGCGAAATTCGCCCGGTGCCGTCGGGTCAAGAGCGCTTGCGCGAAGCGGCCAAGCACGGTTTTAAGCGCGCCATAGTGCCCAAAGCCAACGCCCCCAAAGGCGGTGTGGCCGGTATGGAATTGGTGATAGTGAAAAATTTAGCAGAGGCGCTAGAGGCTATTTAG
- the aceK gene encoding bifunctional isocitrate dehydrogenase kinase/phosphatase: MSNQSSDATPATPTAGLHLTPSAKRIAKTVLNGFDAYFADFQNMTLGAKARFETHNWLGVQEAHRERIELYKHKVDQVCKLVRGVTSKNVLDLNIWQQARQAYALLVSNHSNYEIAETFFNSIFCSLFEHQQIHDRNLFVKPSKDQSYKQLSDYTIYFSYSAEFGFENLIHRVFDDYEFSVPWENKKRDIDFIVASINTHLMPLIDYPLSELRVDFLESIFYRNKGAYLVGRAVHGDFITPILIPFHNNEQGGIYADTLLFDRDSASRVFSFTRSYFMVDAPIPSRFVKFLSSIMPRKDISEIYNAIGFNKHGKTEFYRHVISHMKNSSDKFVIAPGIKGMVMSVFTLPSYDIVFKIIKDRFDPPKKVTEAIVKEKYKLVSRADRAGRMADTQEYSNFIFYRNRFSDELLDELQNVAPSKLIITDKLVIIKHVYTERRMTPLNMYLDHASQQQVEEVMDEYGNAIKQLAAANIFTGDMLLKNFGVTRHGRVVFYDYDEICLITECVFRKIPEPRNEIEEMASTPWYTVGEFDIFPEEFRLFFSGNPAARVAFEEKHKDLYEASYWQSIQTELLAGQINDTFPYRRHLRFSPNR, translated from the coding sequence ATGTCTAATCAATCGTCAGACGCTACACCGGCGACGCCAACCGCCGGTTTGCATCTAACCCCCAGTGCAAAACGCATCGCAAAAACCGTGCTGAACGGCTTTGATGCCTATTTCGCCGACTTTCAAAACATGACCTTGGGGGCAAAGGCGCGCTTTGAAACCCACAATTGGCTCGGCGTGCAAGAGGCGCACCGCGAGCGCATCGAGCTGTACAAACACAAAGTGGATCAAGTCTGTAAATTAGTGCGCGGCGTTACCAGTAAAAATGTACTCGACCTCAATATCTGGCAGCAGGCGCGGCAAGCTTACGCCCTGCTGGTGTCGAACCATAGTAACTATGAAATTGCCGAGACATTTTTCAATTCTATTTTCTGCAGTTTGTTCGAGCATCAACAAATTCACGACCGCAACTTATTCGTCAAGCCATCCAAAGATCAAAGCTACAAACAACTCAGCGATTACACTATCTATTTCAGTTACAGCGCCGAGTTTGGTTTTGAAAACTTGATTCATCGGGTTTTCGATGACTATGAATTTTCCGTGCCTTGGGAAAACAAAAAGCGCGATATAGATTTTATTGTGGCGTCTATCAACACCCACTTAATGCCCTTGATAGACTACCCCTTAAGCGAGCTTCGGGTTGATTTTTTGGAGTCTATTTTCTACCGAAACAAAGGCGCCTACTTAGTTGGCCGTGCCGTCCATGGCGATTTTATCACGCCGATATTGATTCCATTTCACAACAATGAACAGGGTGGCATTTACGCCGATACGCTGCTTTTCGATCGAGATAGCGCCAGCCGCGTATTTAGTTTTACCCGCTCCTACTTCATGGTAGATGCGCCCATACCGTCTCGATTTGTGAAATTTTTAAGCTCCATCATGCCAAGGAAAGACATCTCCGAGATATACAATGCTATCGGCTTCAACAAACATGGCAAAACCGAGTTCTATCGCCACGTGATATCGCACATGAAAAACAGCAGCGATAAGTTCGTCATCGCACCCGGCATCAAAGGCATGGTGATGAGCGTGTTTACCCTGCCCTCCTACGACATTGTGTTTAAAATTATTAAAGATCGCTTTGACCCGCCAAAAAAAGTCACCGAGGCCATCGTTAAGGAAAAATATAAACTTGTGTCGCGCGCCGATCGCGCCGGGCGCATGGCCGACACGCAGGAGTACAGCAATTTTATTTTCTATCGAAATCGCTTTAGCGATGAGCTGTTAGACGAGTTGCAAAACGTTGCCCCGTCAAAACTCATTATCACCGACAAATTGGTCATCATTAAACATGTCTATACCGAGCGGCGCATGACACCGCTCAATATGTATTTAGATCACGCCAGCCAACAGCAAGTTGAAGAAGTCATGGACGAATACGGCAACGCCATCAAACAACTGGCCGCAGCTAACATCTTTACAGGCGATATGCTGTTAAAAAACTTTGGGGTCACACGCCATGGCCGCGTCGTGTTTTACGACTACGATGAAATTTGCTTAATTACCGAGTGCGTATTTAGAAAAATTCCCGAGCCGCGCAATGAAATTGAAGAGATGGCCAGCACGCCTTGGTACACGGTGGGTGAATTTGATATTTTTCCAGAGGAATTTCGGTTGTTTTTTAGTGGTAATCCCGCGGCGAGAGTTGCCTTTGAAGAGAAGCACAAAGATCTATACGAAGCCAGCTATTGGCAGAGTATTCAAACCGAGCTATTGGCAGGCCAAATTAACGATACTTTCCCCTATCGCCGCCACTTGCGCTTTTCGCCCAACCGATAG
- a CDS encoding glucosaminidase domain-containing protein: MSMRTKGNVLAVVFAGYTLGVMLFTFWLSNNPLGEPRIFLREPGLALHGETEEERLAALEAAANLPADTNFDDYDDKYLTRLALVARDGTVKNELDNSFDYKNLPDFSAITVISERKKAFFDYLRPAVQFQNQLVRERRVILKGIEITLKSNQALSQSQQKYMDLVRSRYKVPEELSELDAVDLLMRRMDTIPVSMVLAQAALESAWGQSRFAREANNLFGQWCFSEGCGLVPNNRPAGETYEVATFESVDQAIAAYFQNINAFHRYSSIRDIRETARRNQKPLLGYDMVAGLEAYSSRGQDYIEELRKMIRYNDLE; encoded by the coding sequence ATGTCGATGCGTACAAAAGGCAATGTTTTAGCTGTCGTGTTTGCGGGCTACACACTCGGGGTCATGCTGTTTACCTTTTGGCTGAGCAACAACCCGCTCGGCGAACCGCGCATATTTTTGCGCGAACCCGGCCTAGCGCTGCACGGCGAGACCGAGGAAGAGCGGCTCGCCGCGCTAGAAGCCGCGGCCAACTTGCCGGCAGACACAAATTTTGACGACTACGACGATAAGTATCTAACGAGGCTCGCCTTAGTCGCACGGGACGGCACCGTTAAGAACGAACTCGACAATAGTTTTGATTACAAAAACTTACCCGACTTCTCCGCCATCACCGTCATCAGCGAGCGCAAGAAAGCTTTCTTCGACTATTTGCGCCCCGCGGTGCAGTTCCAAAATCAACTGGTGCGCGAACGCCGCGTGATCCTCAAAGGCATTGAGATAACCTTAAAGTCCAACCAAGCACTCAGTCAGTCGCAGCAAAAATATATGGATTTAGTGCGCAGCCGATACAAGGTGCCGGAAGAGCTGTCCGAGCTCGATGCCGTCGATTTGCTCATGCGCCGGATGGATACCATCCCGGTGTCTATGGTGCTCGCCCAGGCAGCGCTCGAATCCGCTTGGGGCCAGTCGCGTTTTGCGCGCGAGGCCAACAACCTGTTCGGCCAATGGTGTTTTAGCGAGGGCTGCGGCTTAGTGCCCAACAACCGGCCAGCGGGTGAAACCTACGAGGTCGCCACCTTCGAAAGCGTCGATCAGGCCATTGCCGCCTACTTTCAAAACATCAACGCCTTTCATCGCTATTCCAGCATTCGCGATATTCGAGAAACCGCGCGGCGCAATCAAAAACCGCTCTTAGGTTACGACATGGTGGCGGGCCTAGAAGCCTATTCAAGCCGCGGCCAAGACTATATCGAAGAATTAAGAAAGATGATTCGCTACAACGACTTAGAATGA
- a CDS encoding DUF3291 domain-containing protein — MDRYCLAQINIARARDSMDSETMAGFVERLDEINGLADAAPGFIWRLQTADGDATSIQAFDDPKLIVNMSVWADRDSLRNYVYKSLHVELIRDREAWFEKIAIAHQALWWLPQDHIPTVEEGKARLQHLEDYGPTAHAFTFAKYFEPE, encoded by the coding sequence ATGGATAGATACTGTTTAGCGCAAATTAATATTGCCCGCGCCCGGGATAGCATGGATAGCGAAACCATGGCCGGATTTGTAGAGCGGCTGGACGAAATCAATGGCCTAGCTGATGCCGCGCCGGGCTTTATTTGGCGCCTGCAAACGGCAGATGGCGATGCCACCTCTATTCAGGCCTTTGACGACCCAAAGTTGATCGTTAACATGAGCGTCTGGGCTGATCGCGACTCGCTGCGCAACTATGTGTACAAGTCTCTGCATGTGGAGTTAATTCGCGATAGAGAGGCGTGGTTTGAAAAAATTGCCATCGCCCATCAAGCGCTTTGGTGGTTACCACAGGACCATATTCCGACTGTTGAAGAGGGCAAGGCGCGCTTGCAGCATTTGGAGGATTATGGCCCTACGGCTCATGCCTTTACCTTTGCAAAATATTTTGAACCCGAATGA
- a CDS encoding PilZ domain-containing protein gives MSNDSRRYPRIPVRCRVLISHESIGEMMVHTRDISDGGIFVVTNPEQMPPIGTEVRGQVQGMLADAPVVDMRIVRIEEGGIGLQFCS, from the coding sequence ATGAGCAATGACAGCCGAAGATACCCAAGAATACCGGTGCGATGTCGCGTGTTGATCAGCCATGAATCCATCGGAGAAATGATGGTTCACACGCGCGACATTTCCGATGGCGGTATCTTTGTGGTCACCAATCCCGAGCAGATGCCGCCTATCGGCACTGAAGTTCGCGGCCAAGTTCAGGGCATGTTAGCCGATGCTCCAGTTGTTGATATGCGCATTGTGCGTATTGAAGAAGGCGGCATAGGCCTGCAATTTTGTAGTTGA
- a CDS encoding GGDEF domain-containing protein, whose amino-acid sequence MAAEAIVHQPEGSDAWLRVWRDIVKRAMPGIFIYPIFWAVIAASSGFHKLHPALSWSVVAALTGISIVRLINAIYLTRVQPEKRQVWQGLFWFGILAHSGIYGSMFALSLLSGNAQFSLLMAFSGAGIVAGGVNSFSPSRNLAYAYAIVFLSPGIVVALWSQDLWVEAGFIVTYLFYMWNLVRQQNAEYWVSLNNERTLALQSRTDSLTTLNNRRYFDEKLKELCHLSSRDHMNLSILVLDCDFFKAVNDKYGHDFGDECLRQVANVLTTNLPRATDVCARYGGEEFSIILAGTDLQGAQLVAEKIRNKIEKMEIKYKNITTKVTISVGLVSVRLDNFEVGLPERLFKYADEALYLAKEQGRNRVVCSVASTALQAGKVKTASL is encoded by the coding sequence ATGGCAGCAGAGGCAATTGTTCACCAGCCAGAGGGCTCGGACGCTTGGTTACGCGTGTGGCGCGACATTGTTAAACGAGCCATGCCGGGCATTTTTATCTACCCGATTTTTTGGGCTGTTATTGCCGCCAGTTCAGGGTTTCACAAGCTGCATCCAGCGCTGAGTTGGAGTGTGGTAGCGGCACTTACCGGCATTTCGATTGTTCGTCTCATTAACGCAATTTACCTTACTCGGGTGCAGCCGGAGAAACGACAAGTTTGGCAGGGCCTTTTTTGGTTCGGGATATTGGCCCATAGTGGTATTTACGGCTCGATGTTTGCCCTGTCACTGCTTTCTGGTAATGCCCAGTTTAGTTTACTGATGGCATTTTCCGGCGCGGGGATAGTGGCGGGCGGCGTGAATAGTTTTTCCCCTAGCCGGAACCTGGCATACGCCTACGCCATTGTCTTCCTGTCGCCTGGGATTGTAGTAGCACTTTGGTCGCAGGACCTATGGGTAGAAGCTGGTTTCATCGTCACCTATTTGTTTTATATGTGGAATTTGGTTCGGCAGCAAAATGCGGAGTATTGGGTGTCTCTCAATAATGAGCGCACCTTAGCGTTACAAAGCCGCACCGATTCGCTAACGACATTGAATAATCGACGCTACTTTGATGAGAAACTCAAGGAGTTATGCCATCTGTCGTCCCGCGATCACATGAATTTATCTATTCTGGTTTTAGATTGCGATTTCTTCAAAGCGGTTAACGATAAATATGGCCATGATTTTGGCGACGAGTGCTTGCGACAAGTTGCGAATGTTTTAACCACCAATCTGCCGCGTGCCACTGATGTTTGTGCACGCTACGGCGGCGAGGAATTTAGTATTATTTTAGCGGGCACGGATCTTCAGGGTGCGCAATTGGTTGCCGAAAAAATTCGAAACAAAATCGAAAAAATGGAAATAAAGTATAAAAATATAACCACCAAGGTCACCATTAGTGTTGGTCTGGTGTCGGTCCGGTTAGACAACTTTGAAGTGGGTTTGCCTGAGCGGCTATTTAAATACGCCGATGAAGCGCTCTATCTCGCCAAGGAGCAAGGCCGCAACCGAGTGGTTTGCTCGGTTGCGTCTACCGCGCTGCAAGCGGGGAAAGTGAAAACTGCGTCGCTTTAG
- a CDS encoding replication protein P, with amino-acid sequence MQDSKALLNQAEHAIAQSASNSTTEAGHSSSRQAPPSEALIDAINQSFELFRLNYHNQYFAAFPDVQSLNLAKRLWLEALSRFSPETLLRGAKKVIQQSDYLPTVHKMIVACEGDNSAHGLPEIHAAYVEACNAPSPKAEHNWSHPAVYLAGKAADWYFLANNNERTALPVFTEHYKALCEQVRNGVKLKLPERLALPENLETPLSKDQNLERLASLKKQLGL; translated from the coding sequence ATGCAAGACAGCAAAGCCCTGCTCAATCAGGCCGAACACGCGATCGCTCAGTCAGCGAGCAACTCAACGACAGAAGCTGGGCACTCTAGTTCGCGCCAGGCGCCGCCGAGCGAAGCCTTGATCGACGCGATAAATCAGTCTTTTGAATTGTTTCGACTGAATTATCACAACCAATACTTTGCCGCCTTTCCCGACGTGCAATCGCTCAACTTGGCCAAGCGTTTATGGCTCGAGGCGCTGTCGCGTTTTTCCCCCGAAACCTTGCTGCGCGGCGCGAAAAAAGTGATTCAACAATCCGATTACTTACCCACCGTGCACAAAATGATTGTCGCCTGCGAAGGCGATAATAGCGCGCACGGCTTGCCGGAAATTCACGCCGCCTACGTCGAGGCGTGCAATGCGCCCTCGCCCAAGGCCGAGCACAACTGGAGCCATCCAGCCGTGTACCTGGCCGGCAAGGCAGCGGATTGGTATTTTCTCGCCAACAACAACGAGCGCACAGCGCTGCCGGTTTTCACCGAGCACTATAAGGCGCTGTGCGAACAAGTGCGCAATGGCGTTAAGCTAAAACTACCCGAGCGATTGGCGCTACCGGAAAATCTCGAAACACCACTTAGCAAAGACCAAAACCTCGAGCGTTTAGCGTCGCTAAAAAAACAACTAGGTCTCTAG
- a CDS encoding cold-shock protein, producing MSNLHTGVVKWFNDEKGYGFLQQESGPDVFVHFRAINGNGRKTLVEGQSVTFEITAGQKGPQAENVTPG from the coding sequence ATGTCTAATTTACACACCGGTGTTGTTAAGTGGTTTAACGACGAAAAAGGTTATGGTTTCCTTCAGCAAGAGTCTGGCCCAGATGTATTCGTACATTTCCGCGCCATCAACGGCAACGGCCGTAAGACCCTAGTAGAAGGTCAATCTGTGACTTTCGAAATCACTGCTGGCCAGAAAGGTCCACAAGCAGAAAACGTTACTCCTGGTTAA
- a CDS encoding pilin: MTSNLHATPEKGFTLVELVAVIVILGVLAAIAIPRFIDFADEAQSASINAIAGSYKAGVDQVRAYWLAKGSPGPSLNLIKLPLAQAGGDLSVNVFGWPADTRGVSLTLNSTNDCLDVWRAVLEIGAPSVAATAAADFTALYLGGNSCRYTYSANTAKSIQFDSNTGQVTVNF, from the coding sequence ATGACATCTAACCTCCACGCCACGCCCGAAAAGGGTTTCACCTTAGTCGAACTCGTCGCCGTCATCGTCATACTGGGCGTCCTAGCGGCCATCGCCATCCCGCGCTTTATCGATTTTGCCGACGAGGCACAGAGCGCCAGCATTAACGCTATTGCCGGCAGCTATAAGGCCGGTGTAGATCAAGTGCGCGCCTACTGGCTCGCCAAGGGTTCGCCCGGGCCAAGCCTTAACCTGATCAAATTACCCCTTGCCCAAGCCGGCGGCGACTTGAGCGTCAATGTCTTCGGCTGGCCCGCCGACACTCGCGGCGTCAGCCTCACCCTGAACTCAACCAACGATTGCCTAGACGTTTGGCGCGCGGTGCTGGAAATAGGCGCGCCTAGCGTTGCCGCCACGGCCGCGGCAGATTTCACCGCGCTCTATCTGGGCGGCAATAGCTGTCGCTATACTTACAGCGCCAACACGGCCAAGAGTATCCAATTTGATTCCAATACTGGCCAAGTCACAGTCAACTTCTAG